A window of Cloacibacillus sp. genomic DNA:
ACGCGAGAAAGAACGCACCGCGCCGGTCGTCGCGTCTATCTCATAGTCGTATTCCGCGCCGCCCGCGTAAAACTCCAATTCATATTCCGAGTGTCCCAACTCCCTGTCGAGTTTCATCTTTGTGAACTGCGCCTGCTGTGCGGTGACGCCAGCGTGCTTCAGCGCGATTTCCTTCGCCTTTGCCTCGCCGATGAAGCTGGCCGCGTCCGCACAAACGGCTCCGATCCCAAGCGTCGCCGCAACCGCAGTGACCGCGATGATGCCTATAAATTTTTTCATTGTGATTCCTCCTTGATTTTTTGTAACGCCTTACATGGGGCTAGTATAATTGAAACGTTAGGAAAAAACATTAAATTTTTCACAAAAAATGCTAAGTATAAACTGAGATTTTAGAACCGCTCAAGGTAAGCAGTTTTATTTGCCGC
This region includes:
- a CDS encoding PepSY domain-containing protein; amino-acid sequence: MKKFIGIIAVTAVAATLGIGAVCADAASFIGEAKAKEIALKHAGVTAQQAQFTKMKLDRELGHSEYELEFYAGGAEYDYEIDATTGAVRSFSR